A single Aminobacterium mobile DSM 12262 DNA region contains:
- the ribB gene encoding 3,4-dihydroxy-2-butanone-4-phosphate synthase, whose translation MDSMLLNTYGSPLERVEKALESLRAGSGVLVTDNENRENEGDLFFPAESLTVPQMAMLIRECSGIVCLCLTPEKVQSLELPMMVTHNSSRFQTAFTISIEAAEGVTTGVSAADRVRTIKAAIADDAQPCDLRHPGHVFPLRAQQGGVLERDGHTEANVDLMRLAGLKPYGVLCELTNSDGTMARLPEVAAFAKKHNFPVVTVQDIILYRKENGM comes from the coding sequence ATGGATAGTATGTTGCTTAACACCTATGGCTCTCCCCTTGAGCGAGTGGAGAAAGCGTTGGAGTCCCTTCGTGCTGGAAGTGGCGTGTTGGTTACAGACAATGAGAATAGAGAAAACGAAGGAGACCTTTTTTTCCCTGCCGAAAGTTTAACTGTGCCGCAGATGGCTATGCTTATTCGCGAATGTAGCGGCATCGTGTGTCTCTGCCTCACCCCCGAGAAAGTTCAATCCTTGGAACTTCCCATGATGGTAACTCATAACTCCAGTCGATTCCAGACTGCTTTCACCATCTCCATAGAAGCTGCGGAAGGGGTAACAACTGGCGTCTCAGCCGCAGATCGAGTGAGAACGATTAAAGCCGCAATAGCTGACGACGCTCAACCGTGTGATTTGCGACATCCGGGCCACGTGTTCCCACTGCGGGCTCAACAGGGAGGCGTTTTGGAACGAGACGGGCATACTGAGGCAAATGTAGATCTTATGAGGCTCGCCGGATTGAAACCGTACGGGGTACTATGCGAACTCACTAATAGCGACGGAACAATGGCTCGTTTGCCTGAAGTAGCGGCTTTTGCGAAGAAACATAATTTCCCCGTTGTAACTGTACAGGATATTATTTTGTACCGGAAAGAGAATGGAATGTAG
- a CDS encoding hemolysin family protein, producing the protein MIDNFVVLFALFFIFMFILSAFFSASETAYSSVNKIRLKRFVEEGRRGSKRALGLAKDFNKTISAILIGGNIVDILMTSAATGILSVLFGPIGAVYATLLMTVLIILFGEILPKAFVKDKAENFALGAASLVHFFVVLLSPLTWLTTRLSQLLRGKDKPAFLPSVTHDELWSIVETMGEEGVLPESEKDLIGSSINFSEIEVCEVQTPRVDLFAVNVNEPIENVKNLLLKNHYSRVPVYEGTFDNIIGILNEKDFLNQYINEGSVNIRSIMSRPLLIAGSATLMDALKMLQQNKAHLAVVLDEYGGTSGIITLEDILEELVGEIYDEHDDFKEYFTQVEENTYLVSGDAYLEDLFETFLHFSHTPESESSTLNGWLFEQFKTLPAVGATLEWGPLRFEVVKVTGQRIQKVRISRDPNYKEPDEEDKERVVIL; encoded by the coding sequence GTGATAGATAATTTTGTGGTTTTATTTGCGTTATTTTTTATTTTTATGTTCATCCTCTCGGCGTTTTTTTCGGCGAGTGAAACAGCGTACTCAAGTGTCAATAAAATACGGCTCAAACGCTTTGTAGAGGAGGGCCGGAGAGGGTCCAAACGAGCGTTGGGCTTGGCGAAGGATTTCAATAAAACCATTTCAGCCATCCTCATTGGGGGAAATATTGTCGATATTCTTATGACGTCTGCTGCTACTGGAATTCTTTCGGTCCTTTTCGGGCCTATTGGGGCTGTATATGCGACGCTCCTCATGACGGTACTCATTATTCTATTCGGTGAAATTCTTCCTAAAGCTTTTGTAAAAGACAAAGCGGAAAACTTTGCTTTAGGTGCCGCCTCTCTCGTCCATTTTTTTGTTGTCTTACTTTCACCCTTAACGTGGTTAACCACCCGTCTTTCCCAGCTTTTACGAGGGAAAGACAAACCGGCTTTTTTGCCCAGCGTTACCCACGATGAGCTATGGAGTATTGTGGAGACCATGGGGGAAGAGGGAGTTTTGCCGGAAAGCGAGAAAGATTTGATAGGGAGTTCTATCAACTTCTCTGAGATCGAAGTTTGCGAAGTCCAGACGCCGCGGGTCGATCTTTTTGCTGTGAATGTAAACGAACCTATTGAGAACGTGAAGAATTTATTGCTTAAAAATCATTATTCCCGGGTTCCCGTATATGAAGGAACCTTTGATAACATTATTGGAATCCTGAACGAAAAAGATTTTTTGAACCAGTATATTAACGAGGGGTCTGTGAATATTCGTAGTATCATGTCTCGCCCCCTCCTCATTGCGGGGAGTGCAACCCTTATGGATGCCTTGAAAATGTTACAGCAAAACAAGGCCCATCTCGCCGTTGTTTTAGATGAATATGGTGGAACGTCGGGTATTATCACACTTGAGGATATTCTTGAAGAGTTGGTAGGGGAAATTTACGACGAACATGACGATTTCAAAGAGTATTTTACTCAGGTGGAGGAAAATACATATCTAGTCAGTGGAGACGCGTACTTAGAGGATCTCTTCGAGACGTTTTTGCATTTCTCCCATACGCCGGAAAGCGAATCGAGTACTTTGAATGGTTGGCTTTTCGAACAATTTAAAACGCTCCCGGCAGTAGGAGCGACTCTGGAATGGGGGCCTCTTCGTTTTGAAGTAGTGAAGGTCACCGGACAGAGGATCCAGAAGGTCCGAATTTCTAGAGATCCCAACTACAAGGAACCAGACGAGGAAGATAAAGAGCGAGTGGTGATTTTGTAG
- a CDS encoding copper resistance protein NlpE N-terminal domain-containing protein has protein sequence MTTTKKNLFFLSIALFVLLSVTIGASAEEMPVIQAEHFSGELKLSLDETASKVDLTLFSDASTLQAKNYVMTISSLENQAGQLPLTLRGEWESLRGTVSNPDALVYQLNPDYPDTSFFFISNAKGHLTLLTPSQEEIPSDMGGTLKKDPSVLINKEAEELLKLPATYQGLLPAADGPGIVYTLTVRPDRLYQLDITYIEAEKGKDETFASLGWWSLSKNGGIITLHESDTETILFAIDSPQKITMLDYEGRRSVTSLNYTLSRKTRVEEHLSPIPMKGMFSYMADAAFFTDCFTGKIFPVAMEKGYLSLEQAYTALPHEAGKPVYAVVEAHLAMRPAMEGDEIEEMLVIDRFIEVQPNRTCDEESSSHLEERVWKLTLLRGETISTLSPSDNQPMTLRFDVQAHRVTGYAGCNNFFGPYSRTGKELYMGPIAATRRYCESAMETEKLYLESLELVSGFKIVDNRLELYHDGALLAVFEPYNP, from the coding sequence ATGACAACAACCAAAAAAAATCTTTTCTTTTTAAGTATAGCTCTCTTCGTTCTCCTCTCTGTAACAATAGGAGCATCAGCTGAAGAGATGCCGGTCATTCAAGCAGAACATTTCTCTGGGGAATTGAAACTGTCTCTTGATGAAACTGCTTCCAAAGTGGATTTAACTCTTTTTTCTGACGCATCCACACTGCAGGCTAAAAACTACGTTATGACCATCTCTTCTTTAGAAAACCAGGCTGGACAACTTCCCCTCACCCTCCGTGGTGAATGGGAATCTCTTCGAGGGACAGTTAGCAATCCCGATGCTCTAGTCTATCAGCTTAACCCCGATTATCCCGATACTTCGTTTTTCTTTATCTCTAATGCTAAAGGACACCTGACCCTGCTAACGCCAAGCCAAGAAGAGATACCTTCGGATATGGGCGGGACCCTAAAAAAAGATCCTTCCGTTCTTATCAACAAAGAGGCAGAAGAACTATTGAAACTTCCCGCAACCTATCAGGGACTTCTTCCCGCAGCTGACGGACCAGGGATTGTTTATACGTTAACGGTTCGTCCAGACAGGCTCTATCAACTCGATATCACGTATATAGAGGCTGAAAAAGGAAAAGACGAAACCTTTGCTTCTCTAGGCTGGTGGTCTCTTTCCAAAAATGGAGGGATAATCACTCTCCATGAGAGCGACACTGAAACAATTCTCTTCGCCATAGATTCCCCTCAGAAAATAACCATGCTCGATTATGAAGGTAGGAGGTCTGTAACCTCCCTCAATTACACCCTTTCTAGAAAGACGCGAGTGGAAGAACACCTCTCCCCTATCCCTATGAAAGGGATGTTTTCCTATATGGCTGACGCAGCCTTTTTTACAGATTGCTTTACTGGCAAAATTTTCCCTGTAGCTATGGAAAAAGGATATTTATCCCTTGAACAAGCATATACCGCCCTTCCTCATGAAGCGGGCAAGCCTGTATATGCCGTTGTCGAGGCCCATCTAGCCATGCGTCCTGCCATGGAGGGCGACGAAATAGAAGAGATGCTTGTTATAGACCGATTTATAGAGGTACAGCCAAACCGAACATGCGATGAGGAAAGCTCCTCTCATCTTGAAGAGAGAGTGTGGAAACTCACACTCCTTCGTGGGGAAACAATTTCAACGCTTAGTCCCTCCGATAATCAGCCAATGACTCTCAGATTTGATGTACAGGCTCACCGTGTTACAGGCTACGCTGGTTGCAACAACTTTTTCGGTCCCTATTCCAGAACAGGCAAGGAGCTTTATATGGGGCCAATAGCAGCGACGAGACGATACTGTGAGTCGGCAATGGAGACAGAAAAACTCTATTTAGAATCCCTCGAGCTGGTTAGCGGGTTCAAAATAGTAGACAACAGGCTGGAGCTTTATCATGATGGAGCTCTCTTAGCGGTTTTTGAACCGTATAATCCGTAA
- a CDS encoding potassium/proton antiporter — translation MFDLPLAFLVTAVLLVLSILSSKLADRFGFPALLMFLVIGMLAGSDGPGGIQFDSAAAANMVGTVALAFILFAGGLDTNWESIRPVLTRGILMATVGVALSAFFMGLFIHFVLGFSLQDGLLLGSIVSSTDAAAVFAVLRSRRVSLKDHLRAFLELESGSNDPMAIFLTLGILQIMARDTLSWGELLPRFAMQITMGVVAGFIIGKGAAWVMNRIRLDYEGLYPLWGVSIVLLTYGVVEKLGGNGFLAVYLCGLILGNGDFIYKRSLIRFHDSVGWLMQIIMFLVLGLLVFPSHLPAVAWEGLLCSAFLMFVARPVSLFLTLIGSKFSIQERILSAWTGLRGAVPIVLATFPLLMGHPKSEEIFNVVFFIVLTSVLLQGKTLMPLARFLKVDKPLVLRARYPLEFDKTENDVRSETREFEILPSADVVGEPLENLGLPKDALVLLVRRDNQFLVPRGHTVLQPYDTLLVLGEKEALLQTRKILLKTHASEE, via the coding sequence GTGTTTGATCTTCCTTTAGCTTTTTTAGTTACGGCGGTTCTTCTTGTTTTAAGTATTCTTTCGAGTAAGCTCGCCGATCGTTTTGGTTTTCCCGCCCTTCTCATGTTTCTCGTAATAGGGATGTTGGCTGGGTCAGACGGTCCTGGCGGTATACAGTTTGATAGCGCAGCTGCTGCCAATATGGTAGGAACTGTAGCGTTAGCTTTTATTCTCTTTGCTGGAGGGCTTGACACGAACTGGGAGAGCATTCGTCCTGTTCTGACACGGGGCATTCTTATGGCTACGGTGGGAGTTGCCCTTTCAGCCTTTTTTATGGGACTCTTTATTCATTTTGTTTTAGGATTTTCCCTCCAAGATGGGCTCTTGCTCGGTTCCATCGTTTCATCTACTGATGCTGCTGCTGTTTTTGCAGTGCTCAGATCGAGGCGCGTCAGTTTAAAAGACCATCTCAGAGCTTTTTTAGAGCTTGAGTCTGGTAGTAACGACCCTATGGCTATTTTCCTAACCCTAGGTATTTTGCAGATTATGGCAAGAGATACTCTCTCTTGGGGGGAGTTGTTGCCTCGTTTTGCCATGCAGATAACTATGGGTGTTGTAGCGGGATTCATTATAGGGAAGGGTGCGGCGTGGGTTATGAATCGAATCCGCCTAGATTACGAGGGGCTTTACCCTCTCTGGGGAGTCAGTATTGTGTTGCTTACATACGGAGTGGTAGAGAAATTGGGGGGGAACGGCTTCCTGGCGGTGTATTTATGTGGCCTTATTTTAGGAAATGGCGATTTTATTTATAAACGAAGTCTTATCCGGTTTCACGATAGCGTGGGATGGCTTATGCAAATCATCATGTTCTTAGTCTTGGGCCTTCTGGTGTTCCCCTCTCACCTTCCTGCAGTAGCGTGGGAAGGGTTGCTATGCTCTGCTTTCCTCATGTTTGTGGCTCGGCCGGTATCTTTATTTCTGACCCTTATCGGGAGTAAATTCTCTATCCAGGAGCGTATCTTATCTGCTTGGACCGGTTTACGTGGGGCTGTCCCCATTGTATTGGCAACGTTCCCTCTTTTAATGGGGCATCCTAAATCTGAGGAAATATTTAATGTAGTGTTTTTTATAGTCTTGACGTCAGTTCTATTACAGGGAAAAACGTTAATGCCCCTTGCCCGTTTCCTAAAGGTGGATAAGCCGTTAGTTCTGCGGGCACGATACCCTTTGGAATTCGATAAAACGGAAAATGATGTTCGAAGCGAGACGAGGGAGTTTGAAATTCTACCGAGTGCTGATGTGGTGGGTGAACCTTTGGAGAATCTGGGATTGCCTAAAGATGCCCTTGTTTTACTTGTGAGACGAGACAACCAGTTTCTCGTGCCGAGGGGACATACAGTATTGCAACCCTACGATACGTTGCTCGTGCTGGGGGAAAAGGAGGCTCTTCTTCAGACGAGAAAGATACTCCTCAAAACTCATGCTTCAGAGGAATAA
- a CDS encoding TrkH family potassium uptake protein, with product MRLRLVARVLALLSAMISLFMLWPLSWAILDKSQDIQAFAFSIVSGFCISLILYLWGKQENYQDLGVKEAFAVVTLSWVTASIIGGLPYYLYGAAPTFTDAFFEAISGFSTTGASIFTDIEALPRGILFWRDLTHWLGGMGIIVLSLAVLPFIGVGGMDLYKAEVPGPIPEKMTPRIQQTALLLWGVYVFLSILQTILLLFGGMNLFDALTHTFGTMATGGFSPKNSSVGYYNSPYIDWVITIFMFLAGCNFVLHYHFLRGKLNAWWKDEEFRFYFWVTTGSTLAITALLLRKSIYTNIFDALRYAAFQVVSVITTTGFVTADYELWPVFTQFLLLILMFIGGCAGSTGGGIKNLRIMVLVRHARTELYRLLHPHAIIQTKVAGHTIPKETVGSISAFFLLYIGLFTLASLIMTLLGLDLVSAISGVAATLGNIGPGLGMVGPTKNYAAIPAAGKWVFSLCMLLGRLELYTVLILLIPATWRK from the coding sequence ATGCGACTTCGCCTTGTAGCAAGAGTATTAGCTCTTCTTTCCGCTATGATCTCTCTTTTTATGTTATGGCCGTTAAGTTGGGCTATTCTTGATAAAAGCCAAGATATACAAGCCTTTGCGTTTTCTATTGTGTCAGGTTTTTGTATTTCATTAATTCTCTATCTCTGGGGAAAACAAGAAAACTACCAGGATTTAGGAGTTAAAGAGGCCTTTGCCGTTGTTACTCTTTCGTGGGTAACAGCCTCCATAATTGGTGGGCTTCCTTACTATCTTTATGGGGCGGCTCCCACATTTACCGACGCGTTTTTCGAGGCTATTTCAGGCTTTTCAACAACCGGCGCTTCTATTTTTACAGATATTGAGGCATTACCTCGAGGAATCCTCTTCTGGCGCGACCTTACTCACTGGCTCGGAGGCATGGGAATCATCGTTCTGAGCTTAGCTGTTCTGCCCTTTATCGGCGTAGGAGGAATGGATCTTTACAAGGCTGAGGTTCCCGGCCCCATCCCTGAGAAAATGACACCTCGAATACAGCAAACAGCCCTGCTGCTCTGGGGCGTTTATGTTTTTCTTTCCATCCTCCAAACCATATTGCTCCTCTTTGGGGGTATGAATCTTTTTGATGCTTTGACCCACACTTTCGGCACTATGGCCACAGGGGGATTCTCGCCTAAAAACTCCAGTGTAGGCTATTACAACAGTCCATACATAGACTGGGTCATTACTATTTTTATGTTCCTTGCCGGATGCAACTTTGTGCTCCATTACCATTTTCTTCGGGGGAAATTGAATGCATGGTGGAAAGATGAAGAATTTCGTTTCTATTTCTGGGTCACTACAGGAAGCACCCTCGCCATTACGGCTCTCCTCCTGAGAAAAAGCATCTATACTAATATTTTTGATGCGTTGCGATATGCCGCCTTTCAAGTTGTAAGCGTTATAACCACCACCGGTTTTGTCACAGCTGATTATGAATTGTGGCCTGTTTTCACTCAGTTTTTGCTCCTTATATTAATGTTCATTGGCGGCTGTGCCGGGTCTACAGGCGGTGGAATCAAAAATCTTCGCATTATGGTTCTCGTCCGCCATGCTCGTACAGAACTATATCGGCTTCTCCATCCCCACGCCATTATTCAAACGAAAGTGGCTGGCCATACTATCCCCAAGGAAACAGTGGGGTCCATATCCGCTTTTTTCCTGCTTTATATAGGGTTATTTACACTGGCAAGTTTAATTATGACCTTATTGGGACTCGATTTGGTTTCGGCCATATCTGGAGTAGCTGCTACATTGGGGAATATAGGACCCGGCCTTGGCATGGTTGGCCCTACTAAAAATTACGCCGCCATTCCAGCTGCAGGGAAATGGGTTTTTTCTCTTTGCATGCTTTTGGGGCGATTAGAGCTTTATACCGTTCTTATCCTTCTCATTCCGGCAACGTGGCGCAAATAA
- the trkA gene encoding Trk system potassium transporter TrkA → MRIVIVGAGEVGYHVAKSLSAEGHDITVIEEDEERAQKVDNELDVIAIRGNGSRPSVLAEAEVVPGCSVDILVACTNRDEVNIMACWIAKRAGVKRVISRARGLEYTDSPDWARSLGIDVMSSPERSVARQIIELLTVSSAMDAAELFEGVAGIYAFRIAHDSPLIGVSLKDLRFHYPQITAIIVYVQRNGGGFVPYGDNILEEGDLCFIATRKDQIWRLEEMIQGEKSTPLHRVIIIGGGKLGYQVARRLEKQYKHLDIRLIDHNREKCERIASELEKTLVLCGDGADEMLLRQEGIEGADGLVAATESDEANILFGVVGKALGAKKTIAVVRRQMYMRLDNYISVDAMVNPNQALASVIMSNVRYPSGMGTLSLLEKIDAEMFEAIIPETSPVVGLSMAELGLPKGILVALIQRENEVFVPKGETTLQGNDLVTLFASSELMPIAVEKLGVK, encoded by the coding sequence ATGCGCATTGTCATCGTCGGAGCAGGAGAAGTTGGCTACCACGTAGCAAAAAGTCTTTCAGCTGAAGGACACGATATTACCGTCATTGAAGAGGATGAAGAACGGGCACAAAAGGTAGACAACGAACTAGACGTTATTGCTATTCGTGGAAATGGATCTCGCCCATCAGTTCTTGCCGAGGCCGAAGTTGTCCCTGGGTGTTCAGTCGATATACTTGTCGCGTGTACGAACCGTGACGAAGTCAATATTATGGCGTGCTGGATTGCAAAAAGGGCCGGCGTTAAGCGAGTGATCTCAAGGGCTCGGGGCCTTGAATACACCGACAGCCCTGATTGGGCTCGAAGCCTGGGCATAGACGTAATGAGCTCTCCGGAAAGATCTGTAGCCCGCCAGATTATAGAGTTACTAACCGTCAGTTCTGCTATGGATGCAGCAGAACTATTTGAAGGGGTAGCAGGTATTTATGCCTTTCGCATAGCCCATGATTCCCCCCTCATTGGCGTGTCCCTAAAGGATCTCCGTTTTCATTACCCTCAAATAACCGCCATCATCGTATATGTGCAGCGAAACGGCGGTGGCTTTGTCCCTTACGGAGACAATATTTTGGAAGAAGGGGACCTCTGTTTTATAGCCACCCGCAAAGATCAAATATGGCGGTTGGAGGAAATGATTCAAGGGGAAAAGAGTACCCCTCTTCATCGAGTTATTATTATAGGCGGAGGGAAACTGGGCTATCAAGTTGCCCGCCGTCTGGAAAAACAGTATAAACATCTGGATATCCGCCTTATCGACCATAACAGAGAGAAATGCGAACGAATCGCTTCAGAGCTGGAGAAAACGCTGGTTCTTTGCGGAGACGGCGCAGATGAGATGTTGTTGCGTCAAGAGGGAATAGAGGGAGCTGATGGCTTAGTTGCCGCTACGGAAAGCGATGAAGCCAATATTCTCTTTGGTGTGGTAGGAAAAGCTCTTGGCGCCAAAAAGACTATCGCCGTTGTACGCAGACAGATGTACATGCGTCTGGACAACTATATTTCCGTAGATGCTATGGTCAATCCCAACCAGGCGTTAGCTTCAGTTATTATGAGCAACGTTCGCTACCCATCAGGGATGGGAACACTCTCTCTTCTCGAAAAGATAGACGCTGAAATGTTCGAAGCCATTATTCCCGAAACAAGTCCCGTTGTTGGTCTATCCATGGCGGAATTGGGGCTTCCCAAAGGGATTCTAGTAGCTCTTATCCAGCGTGAAAATGAAGTGTTCGTCCCCAAAGGAGAAACAACCCTCCAGGGAAATGATCTGGTAACTCTTTTTGCCTCATCTGAACTTATGCCCATAGCTGTGGAAAAACTTGGAGTGAAATAA
- a CDS encoding DMT family transporter produces MTIHLKNEKPFIPPFIVLTLGIAAISTGAIFARLADGVHPLVIAAYRVGLASLILCPLAGLRCKKEISLLQPREWWALCLAGIFLALHFAFWISSLFYTSVASSVVIVDTIPVWTAILSPIVTKDLVRKKTKIGIAIAFAGGVIISLGDFSLGEQALWGDFLALLGAWTATCYFLCGRIARRKISLLTYTSLCYGIAALCLWSVICVKGVPVRGFDLSVWGAFWGMALIPQILGHSSYNWALRYVNPGAVSVALLGEPVVSSFLAWLIWEEAVGKAVYSGGALILLGIYIVSRSEAA; encoded by the coding sequence ATGACAATACATTTAAAAAATGAAAAACCATTCATTCCACCTTTTATTGTCTTAACGTTGGGAATAGCCGCCATATCTACAGGAGCCATTTTTGCCAGGCTAGCAGATGGCGTCCACCCTCTTGTCATCGCAGCATACCGAGTGGGGTTGGCCTCCCTTATCCTCTGTCCTCTGGCCGGGCTACGTTGTAAAAAAGAAATCTCCCTTTTACAACCAAGGGAGTGGTGGGCTCTTTGTTTGGCAGGAATATTTTTAGCGCTGCACTTTGCATTTTGGATATCATCGCTGTTTTATACTTCAGTAGCTAGCTCTGTTGTTATTGTAGATACAATTCCTGTCTGGACAGCTATACTCTCTCCTATAGTGACAAAAGATTTAGTGCGCAAAAAGACAAAGATAGGCATAGCAATTGCTTTTGCAGGGGGAGTGATTATCAGTTTGGGGGATTTTTCCCTCGGCGAACAGGCCCTATGGGGCGACTTTTTAGCTCTTCTGGGGGCGTGGACGGCTACATGCTATTTTCTGTGTGGCCGGATAGCACGACGAAAAATCTCGTTGCTTACCTACACCTCTCTTTGTTATGGCATAGCTGCCCTCTGTCTCTGGAGTGTTATATGTGTGAAAGGGGTGCCGGTACGGGGTTTTGACCTCTCTGTATGGGGCGCTTTCTGGGGAATGGCTCTGATCCCCCAAATACTTGGGCATAGCAGTTATAATTGGGCTCTTCGGTATGTCAATCCTGGTGCCGTGTCTGTAGCTCTTCTTGGAGAGCCGGTGGTCAGCTCTTTCCTGGCGTGGCTGATTTGGGAAGAGGCAGTGGGAAAGGCTGTTTATAGCGGAGGAGCGTTAATTTTGCTTGGCATATATATTGTCTCTCGAAGTGAGGCCGCATAA
- a CDS encoding UDP-2,3-diacylglucosamine diphosphatase, protein MEYRSVFISDAHLGSRWSKVEELASFLSSIICERLYLVGDILDGWKFKHDALKSRSAYYILQLLLKLSEKMEIIYIPGNHDDFLDQYEGTTLGGIHIRREVVHIAADGRKYLVVHGDEYDGVSSHTHWLARAGNVAYEATLWFNEGISGLFSFAGKRPRWSFSRCLKRGVKSIVKRMSGYENKVLRAAELRGLDGIICGHIHYPAMRRIKDILYCNTGDWLESCSAVVEDRSGALRSFYWRPFFTPAQQALDLPKITSLFPLSEIPLPFLSCKS, encoded by the coding sequence ATGGAATACCGCTCTGTTTTTATTTCAGACGCACATTTGGGAAGCAGATGGAGCAAAGTTGAAGAATTGGCCTCTTTCCTTTCTTCTATTATTTGTGAACGTCTCTATTTAGTGGGGGACATTCTCGATGGATGGAAATTTAAACACGACGCTCTGAAGAGTCGCTCGGCTTATTACATCCTTCAGCTGCTTTTAAAGTTGTCAGAAAAGATGGAGATCATCTATATTCCCGGCAATCATGACGATTTCCTTGACCAATATGAAGGAACAACTTTGGGCGGAATACACATACGCAGAGAGGTTGTGCATATTGCTGCTGATGGTCGGAAATATTTGGTTGTGCATGGAGATGAATATGATGGCGTGTCCAGTCATACTCATTGGCTTGCCAGAGCGGGAAATGTCGCATATGAAGCGACGTTATGGTTTAACGAAGGGATTAGCGGACTCTTTTCTTTTGCAGGGAAAAGACCTCGCTGGTCATTTTCTCGATGCCTCAAACGGGGAGTGAAATCCATAGTGAAACGTATGAGCGGCTACGAGAACAAAGTTTTGAGAGCAGCAGAGCTGCGAGGGTTAGATGGCATTATTTGCGGGCATATTCATTATCCTGCCATGAGGCGGATCAAAGACATTTTATACTGCAACACGGGAGATTGGCTTGAAAGTTGTTCTGCCGTCGTGGAAGATCGAAGCGGAGCCTTAAGATCTTTTTATTGGCGTCCATTTTTTACTCCAGCCCAACAGGCGTTGGATCTTCCTAAAATAACAAGCCTTTTCCCGTTGTCAGAGATACCGTTACCTTTCCTCAGCTGCAAAAGTTAA
- a CDS encoding chromate transporter, whose amino-acid sequence MTPWQLFKMFFKISSVTFGGGVVILGMAETEIRKRGDMDEKTLLDIVSLSAAMPGPIAVSSSFLIGKHYCGISGAVMAILGVLVPPFTVILLLSNFVLAHQHSPALKAFFLGVICAVAALIFNVVARQLKNIIFPDIVNLLPYALVILLITYLHVHPLFAIAAGVVVQWFRKEGKA is encoded by the coding sequence ATGACGCCCTGGCAACTCTTTAAAATGTTTTTCAAAATAAGCTCAGTCACCTTTGGGGGCGGAGTTGTAATCTTGGGAATGGCTGAAACGGAAATACGGAAACGAGGGGATATGGACGAAAAAACCTTGCTCGACATTGTTAGCCTTTCTGCCGCCATGCCTGGACCTATCGCTGTTTCCTCCTCTTTCCTTATAGGGAAACATTATTGTGGAATTTCAGGGGCTGTAATGGCGATTCTAGGAGTGTTGGTCCCCCCTTTTACTGTAATTCTTCTGCTCTCTAATTTCGTTCTTGCCCATCAGCATTCCCCGGCTCTAAAAGCTTTTTTCCTTGGAGTTATCTGTGCCGTGGCCGCTCTGATTTTTAATGTGGTGGCGCGCCAGTTAAAAAATATAATTTTCCCCGATATAGTAAATTTACTTCCATATGCTCTCGTTATCCTTCTCATTACGTACCTCCATGTTCACCCTCTCTTTGCCATTGCCGCAGGAGTGGTTGTCCAATGGTTTAGGAAGGAGGGGAAGGCATAA
- a CDS encoding chromate transporter, protein MKLLLLALAFARIGVGAFGGGISTIPLIEHELVVNYGWLSPSEFSQVLALAQVTPGPIAINAATFVGVQQAGIIGAFVATLSVVLAPLTILLIVLLIMKKSSDRGVEHFKASLRPAVGALLTLAVIPLMKTALSQWKGAVLFAVGLALFQTKFFKDRPPLMFVLFGLIGLVVFR, encoded by the coding sequence ATGAAGCTTCTGTTATTGGCTTTAGCCTTTGCTCGCATTGGAGTGGGGGCTTTTGGCGGAGGGATCTCTACTATCCCCCTTATCGAACACGAGCTTGTGGTCAATTATGGCTGGCTTTCCCCTAGCGAGTTTAGCCAGGTTCTAGCGTTAGCCCAGGTTACTCCAGGTCCAATAGCTATTAATGCAGCGACCTTCGTGGGGGTTCAGCAGGCAGGGATTATAGGAGCTTTTGTTGCAACTCTCTCTGTGGTTTTAGCGCCATTGACAATATTGCTCATAGTGCTTCTTATTATGAAGAAGAGCTCAGATCGGGGCGTTGAACATTTTAAGGCTTCTTTGCGGCCGGCAGTAGGGGCTCTTTTGACGTTAGCCGTTATTCCCCTTATGAAAACCGCTTTATCTCAGTGGAAAGGCGCCGTTCTTTTCGCAGTAGGCCTTGCGCTTTTTCAGACGAAGTTCTTTAAAGACCGCCCCCCGTTGATGTTCGTACTTTTCGGCCTTATAGGCTTGGTTGTTTTTCGATAG